In the genome of Diabrotica undecimpunctata isolate CICGRU chromosome 2, icDiaUnde3, whole genome shotgun sequence, the window TGACTCACTGCTGAGACCGGAAGGAAAGAAGAGAAGCCCTTGAAAGAAGCTGAAACCCTTGATGAATGATGAACTATATGTTGCCTTTATGAGTTTTACATATTTATTGCccgattttattaaattttttaacaagtAGCAGGAAGATCACTCCAAATTAATTTATATCATTTAGAGTTTTGAATAAGGCAAATCTAAGACACCTTAAAGTGAATAGCTAAACGAATGAAAAACAATGTATAGGGAATGAACTAGGCTTGCATACAGGATAGTTTTTGAGTGGCATCCAAAAATTGTATTTCGAAAATGACCTGTTTTAAACCTAgatgatataatatatatttttgtttttctcataaatatgtataaatttaGCATTATAGAGAATTCTGACTCATGCTAATTAATCTGGGATGATTTTCCTTCTGCTTGTCCAAAAAGTTATCACGATtgggttaaaaaaaaaaaaaaaaaaagaaaaataaaaaagtcgtTTAAGATCAAAATTTGTTAACATTTTAAAGCCATCATTTTTTGTGCACCTGACCCTGAGTGTACCCAACAGAAAACGTAAGTCATAAAAAGCacaaaaaggagaaaaaaaaatgggTATATGCTACAGTAGTGAATACTATCTAGTCTAAACACAAATTTATGTACATTAgagatgaaataaaattattaaaactagaCTGATTGaagattataaataaaaatattcttaactTAAAAGGTATCTTACCTCATTCAGTGATAAAACTGGTAAAACGTTTTTACCAGAATGGCTTTTCAAAGAAGGAAGGCAATGCCCATCAACGTGATGCAAGCTTTGgggaaataaacaatatttttctttaacTTCCAATGTTATTCTTATTCTAGAACGCATAAGCCATTGAAATTTACCCTAAAAAAGATTAAATCAACAACATTGTAAAACTGTATGTATGGCTATGagaaaaatagtttttaaattacCTCTTTTAGTTTCCTAATTGTTTCTTCTGGGCTCAATGAACACTTTCTTGGTAAACAAAGATATCCCTCAGATCTGTTTGGATCTGAATTAAAACCTATCACAGGCTTTTTATTATCTAATATTCTGCTAGCTGCCATTAAAAACGTTCCATCTCCACCAATGGGAATTATAATATCAGCTTTATCTACCTTTTCATTTGTGCAACTTAATCTAAAAaatgttatatataaaaataaattatttgtttatctACGATTCCATTAAATATCAAGGTTAATATAAAAATAGAGTGATCAATAATATTAACATTCATTAATGTTTTAAGGATTCTTAATATTGATTGTTGACCTACCTATTTACAATCTCTACTTCTGTTCCTGATGCCAAAATAATATTCttcaaattttcttcaaattctttATGAAGATGgtgaaaagaaacaagcttttCATAGTTGGATCCACGTTTCCTCAGTAAACTTTCCAATCCCTTCTCTGAAAGGCCTTTATGTTTCGTTCTTTCAAATTCATATCTAGATAATTTAGAAACAATCAATGCTTTTTCTAATTTTAGTGGTTGAACATCATTGCAAAAGTTTTTAGTTAAAACATTTAAACTGTTTGCTAAAcctgaaatttttaaatataaaatttttaaaattctagtGGAAATAATATTCTAATGTTGGTATATTGACAAATGTATGTTTCGTAGTGTATATCCATCCAACTCTCCGGCGTAATATTTCCGTAAAGTCTAATGTGGAATGAAATGAAAgtaaagcaattattaataaaatattcaatCAATAATTTGGAAGTTGCTAAATTTGTTCAAAAGGCATCGTTTAAATAtctagtaaaattaaaatttaaattatttttatttaattatggtTTCGTATTCACTACCGAAAATGCCAATGTTATGTTCATTTTgaagttaaaaaaatttgaatGGTTAATTTTTTTCgcggttttactttttttacgtGTTAAAAGTACCTATCGTAACAACGCGTTGCTAACAATAACAAGACAATTGCTTAATGTTACATTATACAGCTTTAATTACGGAGTA includes:
- the Nadk2 gene encoding NAD kinase 2, mitochondrial, whose product is MYTPTTLTKNIFSGLANSLNVLTKNFCNDVQPLKLEKALIVSKLSRYEFERTKHKGLSEKGLESLLRKRGSNYEKLVSFHHLHKEFEENLKNIILASGTEVEIVNRLSCTNEKVDKADIIIPIGGDGTFLMAASRILDNKKPVIGFNSDPNRSEGYLCLPRKCSLSPEETIRKLKEGKFQWLMRSRIRITLEVKEKYCLFPQSLHHVDGHCLPSLKSHSGKNVLPVLSLNEVFMGETLSARVSHLKMRLNNSEQVTNLKCSGICISTGTGSTSWHLSINRISSQSIAEVLRLLSINPNSGSENLASTLADSYNKNLIFRPDDTRMGYTIRDLISSGVWPNPKGINQRGFASKIEVRSHCYDASLVVDGGFSFPFNDGALAVLEILPEDALRTVLFTD